AAGTTCTCAAGTATTGGGTCATGCTTCAGTCGTGAAAAAAGTAATATATAGAAGAACTGTATCacagaaaaaaagaaattaacaaaaGACAGAGACAAACCTTTTAGTTTTGTCAAAAAAGACTGCAATAGCACAAAAAAGAAGAGTGTTTTTGACAGTTCCAAATCACTGCAGCTGTCAACAAACCAAGCAATATGATCTTCAGGGTGGGACATGAAATTATCAGCCAAATTGTTGATCGTCTTCAAGTTAATTGAAGATAAACGCCCAGTTATTGATGCCTGCAATTGTATTTTATCCTTAAAGAATCAGAAAGGTGATGGATCTTCATTTGGCAAAAAATATTAGCTAGTTACTGGGATTAATATTTCAGAAATACTATGAAACCGAAAGATAAGTAATCCCCAACCCATTCCACGTATTCTATTCAAATTTGAATACATTCAAGTGGTAGGATAGGCTTATTAGCTATGTCCACTTTACTTCGCAATTTTTGCTTTTCCCAATGGTGGTAAAACCTTATGATGCATTCAGTATAGTAAACCTTGGATAAACCTCTGTAGTTTGACAGCCTTGCCTTGTTAAACAACAGACTGAAGTTTCTTCATATTATAAGTGGGCAATAAATTTAAACAGATATTTACCGCTTCTATAGAAGAGGAAGTGATATTCTGATAAAGTGGCCAATTTACTTTGTTGAGTGATCCCAGAGCCTTTAAATTCAAGCTTTGTGTCTGTAAGTGGAAGAAAGGTGGTTATGTAATGCTAATCAGAAAAGAGAATTTAAATGCTGAGGTAAAAAGACACCATGTCAGAATAAAGTCGataaacaaaaaagataaatactAAATCCAAAGTCAGGGAAGAGGTGCAAAGCAACCTGTGGTAGTACAAGGAGTAATGGGAAGATCATGCCAGCAAGTCTCTTCAAGTAATCAGTATGATCATGAAAGTATGATATAGCATTATTTAGACAAGAGACAGCAACTTCATTTGTTAGACGAACATTATCAATTGAACCTACAGAAAATAGAGAACAAGGCAACAGACGTCACAATTTATTCCAGTTACACAATTATTTATTACCTGCCATGTATTCTCCCTGAACAAGTTCTCAATGAAAAAGGCCCCAAGCAAAGAgcatttatttaaataaatccAAAACACAAACATACGGAGGAAGCTAAATTTATCCCTATCCAAAGGTGAAATAGAATATACTTAACATGAAACAACTACCTGGGTACAATTTTCCAGAATTAGTATACACGCCTTAAACTCAATAAATGTTTGGCTGAGTTGAATCTGCTCCCCTTAATAAATTATCtctcttcaatttcaattttgattAAGTCATTGTTTTTGTATGATAATTAAGTATACAATCCAAGAAGGGTTTAACTATGAATATGTATAGATTAAAAGTTTTATCTAAAGCAAAAATTGGTTGCATTATTTTGAGAAAAAAGCAATTACCAATCGCCAAAGCATGTAGACTTAGATTTTCTCATTTAAATCTCTAAACGACTCCGCCATTTAACAGACATCACTGACAAGAATAAATTCAGAAACAGATTATTTTGCCAAACATCTGATTGGATGAAAATATGTATGTTCGTCATCTATCGTGTTCTAAATGTGTATATATAGAACCAATTACTGTCTCATATATAATCACAACGAACAAGTTTATAGCAGTTAGTATATCAGATAAAGTAAATCTAAATACTATATTTTACTAAGTTGTGTCAAATATGCCATACATTACCTGACAGCAGCTGGCTACTACATCTCCTCAGCACATTCTGCAGTGCATCAAATAGCTTAGAAGAACCTATTACATTTTCCAAGCCATCAACTGATAAAGCTGCTAGAACAACTGTCAGATCTTTATCATCAAACTGTCTCAATATGGCATCTTCAATGTCTACAAGACTCTGTTCAACAGGACAGAAATAGGGAGTGGAAAACGGATATAAGCCTTCAAGATTTAAAGTACAGTATCAAAATCATTTACTTTAGCGAATCATTCATAAAAGAAGGGATTTCTACCATGACAGACACACAGAATGATGTGCACTGTTAAATTAGATCAATTAAGCCCCACCAATTACATACAACACAACATCAATGTCCATATAAATTAAATCTCACTAATGGATGAAAGAAACACTTCAAAGCAAACCCCAATGACTTCAGAAAGTTCTAAAGAGTTTACACAATAACGAAACAAAAAACATAACAAGCAACAATATTCAAATTGTTTCAACCAAAAGGAGAGACTGATCAAGGATACTCTTCAACATATTGATGAAACAGaaacatataataaataaaaaatgagaaagatgCAGACTTGATATTGGAGGAGTTTAACAGAGGGAATACCTCAGAAACAACGACCTTGGTTTTCAGAATTCCATATGAATTTAAATCAAGCAGGGTGGACCGCCGAACATCAGCCTATACAACACAATAAGAAAAGTGAACCTTTACATACTGAGAAATTTGAAGACTATCAAATCAGATTCACGCAACTAAGACCGAGGGAAACTAGAATTCAGGAAATACCTTTGGATGATGCAAGGCGAACCAAATTTTTGAATCTGAGATATCAACTGGTGAACTCAAATTCCCATCCAGCATCTTACACAAAATCTTATATGCCGAGTGGTCTTTCTTAGAACGTCCTTTGTTATCCTATTGAACAAGttcaaagttcaaaccattTGAAACTTCCTCACAAAGGCATAGATAGATACATGCATACTAAGATAAACAGGAACTTGCCTGAAGGAAATGATTAACTGCTTTGCGCAGTTCAGAAGGATACTTCGTATTAAGAACAGTCAGAATCTTTTTTGCCCAACCAGCTGATTGACATCCAACAAACCAAGGTTTGAGAAGAAAAATCAGTTAGGCATCAAATAATAGTTGCATATTCTATTGAGAACAAGAAGTTTGGCTGAGAAGCAGCAAAAATCTATTGAGGGGCACAACCTAACAACAATAATCAACTATACACATTTAAACGTACATAACAGGAGAGTTCAATACTTCAATGTCCAATCTGATTTGACAAGCCTTAGGGAATATAGATCCGATAAATGTGTGAAGAACAATAATATCACTGTGAACAAAATTTTAAGATTCTAAATAATATATACCTGACATAGAAGATGTTGAGTCACTGACTTTCTGTGACAATCTCAGACAAGTGGATAGGATCTTGGTAACCACTTGATTAATAAAACCATTTATGGGAACCTTTTCTATCAATGATAGCAATGCCAGCTGACAGTGTTCATCAGAAGAACTGCAAATGTGTTACAATCAGTACAAAATCACAAAGGAGCAAAAACTATGAGTTATAGGATACTCTTCATAAAGGAAATCACAAAATTTTCACCTGGAGTCTATCAGGGAGCCCAAAAGCACAAAAAGAAACTTTTCAATATTGAATTCCCTAGACAATTCGAATAAGATCCCTGCCAAGTCCctatatataaaaagaattatAAATCATAAATATTACAAATCAACAGCCAAAGCACAGAAATTACGGATAAGCAGAGTAGCTTTTGGAAAACTACCTTATTTCTTTCAATATATCCAAGGCCTTCACAGGGAAAATTTCAACATGTTGTGactaaaaaaaatccaataGAACATATCAGAATAGAATGTATACTAAGAAATCATAATGACAAAATTCTTCTATGTTTCAAACCAAATTCAAAAATACATACAGAAGAGCAAAAAGAAAATTGCATCAATAAACCAATTCATGTAACTTAAcacttatttttaaataaagtaaaaaaaaaaaaaaaaaaaaaaaaaaaaaaaaaaacagaatggAAGAGAAGATACAAAAGAGGACAAGTGATCCTCAAAAAGATACAAAAGGTATAAGTAACTGGTAAGACATAATAAACATATCTGGTATTCAAAGGGATTGGAATGCAACTTATGCACAGGGGAAAATGCGTGGTACCTGAACAAGATTGATTAAGGCAATAAGAGATAATCGAAACCAATGAAGATCAGTCAACTCTTTTGCCTCCTCATGAGCAACCTCAGCAATTGAACGTATCAAACTATTAGTAAGTTTGGGAGCTAACACAGCTTTATTTCCAAGCAAACCAATGATCATCAGAGAACCAGCCTGCATATAAGCACAATTTGCATGAAACAATGTATAATAACGCAACAAGGAACATAACTTGTACTACAAGACAACATTAGTTTACCATCACTCATGTTCTATCCGAATGGGAGAGAAATACTATCACTAATTAATATATTTCATTACTGGACATTGTAGGGCAACTTCAAGTTCGTTTCAGACAGTCAAACATTTTAAGGGCAATACATTGCATATAAACCAAAAGGTAATCACAAAAATATTACCATGTGCTCATCCCAATAAGTTTTCATGTGCTAAAACAAATTTCAATGAGTCTAACCTTGTGATCTGAAACTCCCTTAACACCAGGACTAAGACCGGAAACTACAAAAGGAAGTATTCTCTTGACAATATCATCATTAACCGTCACAAGACTACCCAGAACTTCAATGCAAACAGCAGTACATAAGCCTACTACATGTCTTGAAGGTTGAAACTTCTTTGTTGGAGCTGCCTGCAATTGAAACTCTTATCTAACTATTCAATTCCATTAGACaacaatcaaatacaaaaacaaaaatgaatTGAGCACTCACATAGTTGCATAGAACTTCCAATACACCTTTATCACGGATGCACTGCTGCACCAAGACCGTTCTAGGTGGCGGTGCACCAGAGACTCTCACCCCCTCAAGAAACCCCCATTTAGTATTCCTTTACcaaaaaattaaagacaaaCATCAGAAACCATTCCAATAAGCAATTTACATCATAACCAAACAAAACAACAAACAATCATATCACACTAACCTTGTATCAAGTATCTGTACTATTCGAACAAATGCATGCGTGTCATGATAGGGCAAAGCACATAGAACCAACTCCTCAACATTGTACACATGAACCCTGTAAAACACTCGATAAGCAACATAATAAAATAGACAACCCATCACATTCCCCACACCAATGCAATCAAACTAGAGAGTTCACCAAGCTCATGGAGCTAAGGTAAACCAGAATGATAAAGCTCCACTCGTAAAATTGTCAAGTTGATTTTACAAACTTGTAAAGAGTCTACGAGTTAGAGCAAGAGTTtgataaaaagtaaaaacaagtCACTTACTTGTGTCTCCGAACCAAATACTCGAGCGTTTTAAGAGCAGAGGGAATGAGAAAATATCCAGAGAGAAGCCTTAAGTACGAAGCAATGGTAACATTAAGCTGATTGTTCTGTTCTACGCTCATCAACTCCCTATCCAACTCTTTACTCCGGTAGCTAAACAAATCGTTCTTATAGTGCCCAAACTTTTCATCATTGCCTATAAGTACCTCTAAACCTGAAACAGTGACAATCACAAATGCCCAAAATTTCAATGTTCAAATTGAAtgcaaacaaaaaataaataaataaactttattcgAAATTGCATTTCGGGTGAGTTTAAATTTTTGGGGAACCTTGAAGGGCGATGTTGAAGATGGTGTCGATGTCGATGTCAGCGGCTTCTTTGGGATCGAACAGGATGGAAGGGCGAGTGAATGGCCGCTTGAGGGGGTCGATGTCGGGTCGGGCGAAGGACTTGATAGCTTCGAGCTGAGATGCTATGGAAGTAGCCATTTTTTTGCAGTAACTAACTTTTTAGGGTGTACAGAAGATGTAGGGTTCTTATTACTTCGATTTTTGATTGTGTGCGCCTCTCTCCAGAGGAAGGtaaaaaaagagaagggagatGAAGTGCGATGCACACTTAGCCGCACACACAGagagggtttagggtttttgaTTTTGAGTGTAGCAGCTACTTGATGGAGCTGAAGCTAGTTTTGGACATTAGGTTTGTTACCGCCAAATTGTTATGTAAAACGTCGTCGTTTTCACATGCAATTTGttgcatatatataaaagaatttgGATCTtctgaattttaaatttgtactTTAGACGGTAAAGTGTGATCTTGGTTTTtttctcatatttattttttgtctcacttataaaataaataataaaagatcacactttactctttaaaataaaattcaaactttagaaaaTCCAAATCCTATATAAAATGTTTTctaaaattagttaattactaATAATATATTGCACATTTGCACATAAGTAAAAATGTTTGACGTTTTATATTCattatttgaaaatttatttaattaataatttttagtaaaatgataaataaatttataataatttatactaatatatatatatatatatatatatatggaattagaatttctttttcttttaaagcttatataatataaataaagcTTGTTTGTTCGGTAATTATAAAATTGTGAAAGATGAAAAAGtatattagaattaattttgattttataatatatagagaattaattttagtttattgattgttttattaacataaaaaattaatacccATTTTAATAAGCAAACTTCTTATTCGAAACCAACTAAATCCATTGCTTAAACAAGAGGTGCACATGACCCGATCCGATCTGAAAATCCAGTCCGACTCCAAATATTTTTGTgactaatttggtgtgatttcatcAGGTTTAAGGTCGATAAGAGTCTCAAAAATAGGTCCAGTCATTATTCCGCGTCAGATTCGGGTCAAGGCGAACCCGACTTTATCCGACCCATGTACAcccaaagaaaattaaaaaaaatatatatatatgttttaaattaatttaaatattttatattaattatacgTTTATCGttataaattattgttaaaactttaaaaattcGGTTTGGACACAATATAATTGTGGCCCGAAAATATTTAGATTCCATTGAGTCTGGAATTGGATTAGAATCTAAAAAGTAGATCCGATATATATTTAGGGTTGAGTCTGTATAAGAACAAATCCGATTTCACCGATCCATGAATACCCCTAACTTAAACCAAACCATGTCTAGAAacaagttattttattttttaattaaacataAATACAAAAATCTATCTAGGAATATTGGAAGAATTTAGtgcacaatttttttaaatgtcttttattaatatatattttcttgttattttgaagaataaaatcctttttattaaaatattaaatatttattatcttaactaattttatatttattattatatatttaatctataaaaagataaattaatagTCACAGTTACACTGAAAAATCTGAATACACTGAATTTAGTTTTCAGAAACAAGAAATACAAACTTCTCATTTAAGATAAGACACATTacattgaaagagaaaggacAAATTAGGTGATATCATTCGGTGAAATGGATTCTTATATCTTATGATGCATACAAGATTTTTGTCAACGGTTGAACACAAAGTACAACACTGTAGATTCTTGTCcttccttttcctttttccaCCATAGATTCATTCACATATCAAAACATGGAACTCCTCAAACTCCTAAGGTTGGTGGTTGCTGTGTTACTCTCTTCAACTGCCACACCAGAAGCATATGTTAGGCCTCTTCCTCGGAAAAACTTGGACTTAGGAGGAGGCTTCAGATGGCCATGGGATTCAAAAACCAATTCTCAACCCCAACAGgtcaaaatcattttttttcatcctcttcatattttattattaatctcttttattaatatttggttTTATTATCACTCCTATAGTATTTGATTTGTTTCTCTGTTTCTGAATAAGTTTTGAATCTTGGTTGAGTAAACATCACACTTGACTTATTGGTAATATCGAACAATTGTCTGTAATACTGATAACTTCCTATAGTTTCTGACcatggattaaaaattttatcattttctGATTCTGGATtgataatataatatatattcaaaataaataaataaataaatagctgAAAGAGGGTAAAGTTGAGACTTGATAGTCCTTCATgttatatacaatttttttttttataaaaaaggaaggaattctacaaaatagaaTGATTCTTAATCTTCCAGATTGTGCTTCCTGCTTTATGACCATTGTATTTTtcaacatattttttttttgtctctttaTGATCATGTTTTCATGAACAATGACTTCCTTCTTTGTAGAAGCACTCACATCAATCTCTTCATGCATGCTCACTTATGCTGCTTATTAAGTTTTTCAGATTCTAAGATGTTGAAATTTCTATTCCAGGTGCACATTTCTTTAGCAGGAGAGAAGCACATGAGAGTTTCATGGATAACTGATGATAAAAACTCACCTTCTTATGTAGAATATGGAAAATCACCTGGCAAATATGATTTAGTAGCCCAAGGAGATTTCACTTCTTATAGTTATATGCTATATAGCTCAGGAAAGATACACCATACTGTGATTGGTCCTTTGGAGTACAACACTGTGTACTATTATCGATGTGGCGGACAAGGTCCAGAGTTCAAGCttaagactcctccagctcaaTTCCCAATTACAtttgccgttgccggggatttgggGCAGACTGGCTGGACCGAATCAACATTAGATCATGTAGATCAGTGTAAACACCACGTGTACCTGCTTCCGGGAGACCTTTCCTATGCCGATTATATGCAGCATCTATGGGACTCCTTTGGGAAGCTAGTGGAGCCACTTGCTAGTTCAAGGCCATGGATGGTAACTGAGGGGAACCATGAAGAGGAGAATATACCATTGTTGAAGGATGGTTTTGTGTCCTATAATTCCAGATGGAAGATGCCATTTGAAGAGAGTGGATCAACATCAAATCTCTACTATTCTTTTGAAGTTGCAGGTGTTCATATTGTTATGCTTGGCTCCTATGCAGATTATGATGAGTGGTCAGAACAATACAGATGGTTAAAGGTTTGTTTGTTTCCCAATTGATCAAGGATATACTTTTATAAGTAGTAAATGCCATCTTAGATTATAATTATGGAAGAGAAATCTTATTCCACCATTGATTGGATACATTGATAGTTATCACTCACTTAAATAAGAGTTTGGTATCtgtaaaattagtgaaatttgaCTCGATTTAGCAAAGACTAAAAACTCATTTAACCCCCTTATCGTTTTCGATCTTATCTTCGCTTACAGGCAGATCTATCAAAGGTGGATAGGAAACGGACACCTTGGCTGGTTGTGTTGTTTCATGTACCATGGTATAATAGTAACAAGGCTCATCAAGGTGAAGGAGATGATATGAAGGCAGCTATGGAGTCATTGCTTTATGCTGCTAGTGTTGATTTAGTTATTGCTGGGCATGTTCATGCTTATGAACGCTCGGTATGCTTGCATGCtttagtcttttattttctttttaatcatTATCTATGGCGTCGCGGTCTTAAGTATTGTTTTGTCTGACTGACAGAAGCGCGTGTACGACGGAAGACCGGATCCTTGTGGTGCTGTGCATATAACTGTTGGTGATGGAGGAAATAGAGAAGGCTTAGCTCATAGGTTAGTATGCCAGAAACTTCTTTagaaaccttttttttttttcattattgttgttggatGTATCCTTATATAATTGTACTTTGACAGGTATATAAATCCACAACCAAAATGGTCGGAATTTCGCGAAGCTAGTTTCGGACATGGCGAGCTGACAATGGTTAACTCAACTCATGCTTACTGGAGTTGGCACaggaatgatgatgatgagtcaGTAAAAGCTGATGATTTCTGGATAACCTCTTTGGTTAGCTCGAGATGTGTTGATGACAAGAGCCATGAACTCCGGAGTATGCTTATGACACCATAAAAGCCTCAGATCCGCCGGTGCCATCCCTTAACTTGGTGGATTAGCAATAGTATATATGACTAGCAGCTTGAAAGGACTATATAGAATATAGATTGATGATACTGAAGCATTTAGCATATTGAAACTGGTTTTGATTGTATAGTTGTATATTTGAGTGCTCAAAAGACAGAGAAATATAATTAAGTCATCAACTTTTAGTGTAATGATGATGTTCTCTTGGATGGTGTTACTTGTATTGTGAGAACTTGTTAGCTTGATTTGTGTACATAAGAAGTTTAAGAACTGCCTATATAACCAATGCAAATGTGAGTTTTTGTACTGATTTGTGTCTAAAGCATGGCATGATTGGTCTATCATTGTATAGCAAATGGAGCATAATTTTATCCATGCATATTATAATCTAGTAGAATTTCCATGTTTCTTGCAGCTAAAAAATACAGGTGAAATGTTTGTGTAACTCTGTTAGTAATTTGAGTCACAAAAAGTAGAAGTCACACAAAAATGAATAGTTCTATCACTACTTGGGATACAAGAGCTAAAAACTCATAGGTTTAATGATTCTTAATTCATTGAAGATAGTTTCTATTTTGGGTTAAACAGTTTCTTGTTCTGTCAAATGAAGAAAAGGCCTCATCAACTAGGGAAGAGTTTTGCTCAATCTCTCGTCTTTACAACGCCTTTGGTCTCCAACCATAGCCTCAAAAGTGTCCAAGAGTCTATCCAAATCCTCATGATTCTCCTCCCCAAATGCCTTCAATGCATGCACAATGCTCTCAATGGTGGACAAATAACCAGCTTTAGGTTGGTGCCTTACATCACTATACAAGCTCATCTCATTCACTTCTAGCTTCAAATGAGGCAAGATATTCAACCAAGGGTTTTCACTATACACTCTCTTTGCCTTAGACCATGTTCCATCCAAAACAATCAAGTTCTTCACCTCAAAACCAATAGCATCAAGCTCACCAATAGTAACAGCCTTATCAGAAGGAAATAGTAATGCTGATCCTGGTGGAACCTCAATCTCAAATTCCTCAAATTCTTCCAAATCAATGCCCCTATTATCCAATTTCCTGCTTTGAAACTTCTTCACCAAAAACCCTTTTGAGAGTGCTTCACAAGCTTCATCATGATCCAAAACATAGTCAAAACTTGACAACCAGCTGGATTGAGAATCTGACATCCAAATATGAGATAGAGAACTAACTTTACCATATTTGCCAATATTAAAAGTAATAGCAGGCCTTCCAGCACAATTAGTATCAAAACTTGGAATATTGGAACTTTTCTCAACTTCACCATTCACCAATGCACCATAATTTTGCAGCCCAAATTTTCTAGCACTATCAACCAAGTTAAAATCTTTCTCAGCAAACAACTTCTGGGTTTCTCCATAAACACCACAATTTGGATCAGAATCCGAATGAACCAAAATTTCCCCAACTTCACCATTCACCCTTgcacaatcatcatcatcatcatcatcacaaaCACCATTTTCCAAACCACACTTTCCACCACTAGAATCAACCAAGTTACAATCTTTCTCACAAAACAGCTTCCGGGTCCCTCCAGCTTCTTCAAACTGACGACAAAGCAACCCATTTCTTCTCACATTGCGAACCGAAAAACCCGATTTGCAATAATTCGGGTCAATTAACCGAATCACAAACCGGGCACCGAAATTAACGTCTGAAACAGTTGCAACAGTGAGGTTCTTGAGTCCCAGCTTGGCGATTCTAGTGGAATTAAGAGGGTGCTTGCTCTCCAATGCGTGGTGCAAGATGGTTACTTTCACGGAATTCTCGATTCCAGAGACCCGGATCCGAGAGCAAAGGCAGGTTCGAGCGGGTTTGGAGCAAGAGGGGCAAATTGGTCTTTTTGATTTGTTGGACTGCGTCATAGTCGAAGACATGATAAGGGTTCGATGAAAGAGCTTACGTGAgtgcaaagaagaagaagaagaacaaggaGGAGGAGGGTTGAAGAGGAAGGTGAAGCGGGTTTTGGGTTGGATCCGGGTTCCTTGAAAAGGCATCGTTTTTTGTTGTAGGATTTTGGTTAATGGTTTCATGGTTTGTGTGCTCATCATCTATCCTTAGTTTTGGGGACATATAATTTGTAAATTCGTATAAATTCGTATAAATAATTTGTGTGTTAAACAatcttatttttgaaatttatttatgattatacttattttttattgtgaTTAACTTGGCTCAGTCAATACTCAATTGATTTGCTTACTTGTTTGTTCAAGTAAATGTAGATTTTAAATCCCAACAACAATCCATTAAAActttttcttctaaaaaaaagaatgaaataaaaCCTTTCAAATAAGGTGAAATATATGGTAAAGATGTTGTTTTAAAGATGTGCTATGTGGCAAAATCTGAACCACACATTCTAAAACCACACTTTTAACTTAAAACCGTAGCCCTTtacaaagaaaagcgtcacctaatggaaaaaactagtaaattagaagatttaagagaagaaataattaatctatcaaaattaatagatcaaaaactAATGATCTTAACTAATGTCAATAGTAATGACActgaatttttaaaatcaatacaaaacgAGTTTTCCCAAAATCTTAATTTTactttaagttttattgaaggtaTTCAAAAACCAGAAAAAACTTATATTTCACACGGAgtttctaaaaaatgttatcatGGAGATAATTATCCCCATCTTCATCATACTTTTAATCCACAACTAAATTCGATaatagatatgcttgaagaaatattagtcTCTCTAAAGtttcagaaaaataaagaaaaagaagagcctaatataataaataaaattgaacaaATTCTTGATAAACATTTCCAAAAAGAAATTCTTAAGAAAGAAGAAATCCAAAATAAAATCGATACAACAAATCTAAAGATTAGACCGcctctaaaattatgaatattgatgaaaaattagaagaagttacaatgctttttaaacaattaaaaatggctcaagaagaCAACTTTTTGGAACAAGGTTTTCAGATTAAAGAAGAACCAGAAATTTCTGAAAGAGAAGAATATGTTTTAGACTattcaagtgatgaagaaccaGTACATCCAGTACAAGTAAAggatgaagctggaacatctggGAATAGTAATCAAAcccaatttaaatgggaaacaggttttgaaaattatgctttcaaaaaagggtttataagcaaaaattcaaaatatactaaaataccATCTAAATATATTCCAAAAATTCAAGAACTAGAAGGGGAaagaatgcttgatctagactgcaaaaggaatgaaaaagaaattttcgaagaTTGGATGAActcctttttattagaagctTATACAAAcccaaaattaaattattgaattagATGTTGGATGGAATTTCATAGGTTTCCACACAAAAGGAACTATAAGAAATTATATGTTATCagtagataataaaataatagaagaattagatGAAAAgacaacagcttatgataaaatagcacacataatgagaattttatataaagaat
The Arachis stenosperma cultivar V10309 chromosome 7, arast.V10309.gnm1.PFL2, whole genome shotgun sequence genome window above contains:
- the LOC130941063 gene encoding purple acid phosphatase 18-like produces the protein MELLKLLRLVVAVLLSSTATPEAYVRPLPRKNLDLGGGFRWPWDSKTNSQPQQVHISLAGEKHMRVSWITDDKNSPSYVEYGKSPGKYDLVAQGDFTSYSYMLYSSGKIHHTVIGPLEYNTVYYYRCGGQGPEFKLKTPPAQFPITFAVAGDLGQTGWTESTLDHVDQCKHHVYLLPGDLSYADYMQHLWDSFGKLVEPLASSRPWMVTEGNHEEENIPLLKDGFVSYNSRWKMPFEESGSTSNLYYSFEVAGVHIVMLGSYADYDEWSEQYRWLKADLSKVDRKRTPWLVVLFHVPWYNSNKAHQGEGDDMKAAMESLLYAASVDLVIAGHVHAYERSKRVYDGRPDPCGAVHITVGDGGNREGLAHRYINPQPKWSEFREASFGHGELTMVNSTHAYWSWHRNDDDESVKADDFWITSLVSSRCVDDKSHELRSMLMTP
- the LOC130941062 gene encoding uncharacterized protein LOC130941062 isoform X1, which gives rise to MSTQTMKPLTKILQQKTMPFQGTRIQPKTRFTFLFNPPPPCSSSSSLHSRKLFHRTLIMSSTMTQSNKSKRPICPSCSKPARTCLCSRIRVSGIENSVKVTILHHALESKHPLNSTRIAKLGLKNLTVATVSDVNFGARFVIRLIDPNYCKSGFSVRNVRRNGLLCRQFEEAGGTRKLFCEKDCNLVDSSGGKCGLENGVCDDDDDDDCARVNGEVGEILVHSDSDPNCGVYGETQKLFAEKDFNLVDSARKFGLQNYGALVNGEVEKSSNIPSFDTNCAGRPAITFNIGKYGKVSSLSHIWMSDSQSSWLSSFDYVLDHDEACEALSKGFLVKKFQSRKLDNRGIDLEEFEEFEIEVPPGSALLFPSDKAVTIGELDAIGFEVKNLIVLDGTWSKAKRVYSENPWLNILPHLKLEVNEMSLYSDVRHQPKAGYLSTIESIVHALKAFGEENHEDLDRLLDTFEAMVGDQRRCKDERLSKTLP
- the LOC130941062 gene encoding uncharacterized protein LOC130941062 isoform X2, producing MSTQTMKPLTKILQQKTMPFQGTRIQPKTRFTFLFNPPPPCSSSSSLHSRKLFHRTLIMSSTMTQSNKSKRPICPSCSKPARTCLCSRIRVSGIENSVKVTILHHALESKHPLNSTRIAKLGLKNLTVATVSDVNFGARFVIRLIDPNYCKSGFSVRNVRRNGLLCRQFEEAGGTRKLFCEKDCNLVDSSGGKCGLENGVCDDDDDDDCARVNGEVGEILVHSDSDPNCGVYGETQKLFAEKDFNLVDSARKFGLQNYGALVNGEVEKSSNIPSFDTNCAGRPAITFNIGKYACEALSKGFLVKKFQSRKLDNRGIDLEEFEEFEIEVPPGSALLFPSDKAVTIGELDAIGFEVKNLIVLDGTWSKAKRVYSENPWLNILPHLKLEVNEMSLYSDVRHQPKAGYLSTIESIVHALKAFGEENHEDLDRLLDTFEAMVGDQRRCKDERLSKTLP